In one window of Tachypleus tridentatus isolate NWPU-2018 chromosome 2, ASM421037v1, whole genome shotgun sequence DNA:
- the LOC143244259 gene encoding uncharacterized protein LOC143244259: MEISDHVSNIQYTSCEKDDFVESCSENRTFNIPDTNYSDNIIYSEASQEPSSKEKVAVQKLTEKYDTLGRINVEETDKSISCSSFDDADFRQDLEDELNNLCSELTEVETFFVATKHLCLCASVWPICI, encoded by the coding sequence ATGGAAATTTCTGATCATGTGTCAAATATTCAATATACTTCTTGTGAAAAAGATGACTTTGTGGAGtcatgttcagaaaatagaactTTCAATATTCCAGATACGAACTATTCAGATAATATCATCTATTCAGAAGCTTCACAAGAACCATCTTCCAAAGAAAAGGTAGCCGTacaaaaactgacagaaaaatatgATACTCTGGGCCGAATTAATGTAGAGGAGACAGACAAAAGTATCAGTTGTAGTTCTTTCGACGATGCGGATTTTCGACAAGATTTAGAAgatgaattaaataacttatgcAGCGAATTGACGGAAGTCGAAACGTTTTTCGTAGccacaaaacatttgtgtttgtgtgCCAGTGTCTGGCCAATCTGTATCTGA